A DNA window from Enterobacter asburiae contains the following coding sequences:
- the xthA gene encoding exodeoxyribonuclease III: protein MKFVSFNINGLRARPHQLEAIVEQHQPDVIGLQETKVHDDMFPLEEVAKLGYNVFYHGQKGHYGVALLTKETPVSVRRGFPGDDEEAQRRIIMAELPSPLGNITVINGYFPQGESRDHPTKFPAKAKFYQDLQNYLTTELNKDNPVLIMGDVNISPTDLDIGIGEDSRKRWLRTGKCSFLPEEREWMQRLLDWGLVDTFRTANPDTQDRFSWFDYRSKGFDDNRGLRIDLLLASSPLAERCIETGIDYEIRSMEKPSDHAPVWAKFKL from the coding sequence ATGAAATTTGTCTCTTTTAATATCAACGGCCTGCGCGCCCGCCCCCATCAGCTTGAAGCCATTGTTGAGCAACATCAGCCAGATGTGATCGGCCTGCAGGAGACCAAGGTTCACGACGACATGTTCCCCCTCGAAGAGGTGGCGAAGCTCGGCTACAACGTCTTCTATCATGGGCAGAAAGGCCATTACGGCGTTGCGCTGTTGACCAAAGAGACGCCAGTTTCAGTCCGCCGTGGGTTTCCCGGCGATGACGAAGAAGCACAGCGCCGCATCATCATGGCGGAACTGCCTTCCCCGCTGGGGAACATCACCGTGATTAATGGTTACTTTCCCCAGGGCGAGAGCCGCGACCATCCGACAAAATTCCCTGCTAAGGCCAAGTTTTATCAGGATCTGCAGAACTACCTGACAACCGAACTCAATAAAGACAATCCGGTGCTGATCATGGGTGATGTGAATATCAGCCCGACCGATCTGGATATTGGCATCGGTGAAGACAGCCGCAAACGCTGGCTGCGTACCGGCAAATGCTCCTTCCTGCCGGAAGAGCGCGAGTGGATGCAGCGCCTGCTGGACTGGGGGCTGGTGGATACCTTCCGTACCGCCAACCCGGACACGCAGGATCGCTTCTCGTGGTTTGACTACCGCTCAAAAGGCTTTGACGACAACCGCGGCCTGCGTATCGACCTGCTGCTCGCCAGTTCGCCGCTGGCAGAGCGTTGCATCGAAACCGGGATCGACTACGAGATCCGCAGCATGGAAAAACCGTCTGACCACGCGCCGGTGTGGGCTAAATTCAAGCTGTAA
- a CDS encoding ABC transporter substrate-binding protein produces MRFCAFLTGLLLAAPLCAAESWHDIQQQAKGQTVWFNAWGGDPAVNRYLEWVSGEMQTHYAITLKIVPLADAADAVKRIQTEAAAGRKANGSVDLLWVNGENFRTLKEANLLQTGWAQTLPDWRYVDTRKPVTEDFAIPTDGAESPWGGAQLTFIARKASMPTPPVDPQALLAYAQQHPGKVSYPRPPDFTGTAFLEQLLLTLTDRPDALQKAPDATFAEVTAPLWAYLDKLHPLLWREGKDFPLSPARMDNLLASGSLNLSLTFNPAHAQQKVASGELPADSYSFGFQSGMLGNVHFVAIPANASASAGAKVVANFLLSPQAQIRKADPAIWGDPSVLDAKALPEEEAKQLLAHTPKGLPQVLAEPQSAWVNALEQEWLRRYGTR; encoded by the coding sequence GTGCGTTTTTGCGCGTTCCTGACCGGTCTGCTGCTTGCAGCCCCCCTCTGTGCCGCCGAAAGCTGGCATGATATTCAACAGCAGGCCAAAGGCCAGACCGTCTGGTTTAACGCCTGGGGCGGCGATCCGGCGGTCAACCGCTACCTTGAGTGGGTCAGCGGTGAGATGCAAACGCACTACGCCATTACCCTAAAAATTGTCCCGCTGGCGGACGCCGCCGATGCGGTAAAACGGATCCAGACGGAAGCCGCCGCGGGGCGTAAGGCCAACGGCTCGGTTGACCTGCTGTGGGTCAACGGCGAAAACTTCCGCACGTTAAAAGAGGCGAACCTGCTGCAAACCGGATGGGCGCAGACGTTGCCAGACTGGCGCTATGTCGATACCCGCAAACCCGTCACGGAAGATTTTGCGATTCCAACCGACGGGGCGGAATCCCCGTGGGGCGGCGCGCAGCTAACCTTTATCGCCCGCAAAGCCAGCATGCCGACGCCGCCGGTGGATCCGCAGGCGCTGCTGGCGTACGCGCAGCAGCATCCGGGCAAAGTCAGCTATCCTCGCCCGCCCGATTTTACCGGCACGGCCTTTCTGGAGCAGCTGCTGCTGACGCTCACCGATCGCCCTGATGCTTTACAAAAAGCGCCCGATGCAACGTTTGCTGAGGTTACGGCACCGCTCTGGGCCTACCTCGATAAGCTGCACCCGCTGCTGTGGCGCGAAGGAAAAGATTTCCCTCTCTCACCTGCCCGAATGGATAACCTGCTTGCCAGCGGCAGTCTGAACCTGTCGCTGACCTTTAACCCGGCTCATGCGCAGCAGAAAGTGGCGAGCGGCGAACTGCCTGCCGACAGCTACAGCTTTGGTTTCCAGAGCGGGATGCTCGGCAACGTCCATTTTGTGGCTATCCCGGCCAATGCCAGCGCGAGTGCGGGTGCAAAGGTGGTCGCTAATTTCCTGCTGTCACCGCAGGCGCAAATCCGCAAGGCCGACCCGGCCATCTGGGGAGACCCGAGCGTCCTGGATGCGAAAGCGCTGCCCGAAGAGGAAGCGAAACAGCTGCTGGCCCATACGCCTAAGGGGCTGCCGCAGGTGCTTGCAGAGCCGCAGTCCGCCTGGGTGAACGCGCTGGAGCAGGAATGGCTGCGTCGTTACGGCACCCGCTAA
- the astD gene encoding succinylglutamate-semialdehyde dehydrogenase produces MTLWINGDWVTGEGEERVKTNPVGKEVLWKGHDASAAQVEQACQAARRAFPAWAKQPFAVRQEIVEKFAGLLESNKAELTRIIASETSKPRWEATTEVTAMINKIAISVKAYHTRTGEQHTDMPDGAATLRHRPHGVLAVFGPYNFPGHLPNGHIVPALLAGNTVIFKPSELTPFTGEAVVKLWEQAGLPPGVLNLVQGGRETGQALSALSDIDGLLFTGSAGTGYQLHRQLAGQPEKILALEMGGNNPLIVEDPDDIDAAVHLTIQSAFITAGQRCTCSRRLLVKRGAQGDAFLKRLVEVSARLVPAAWDADPQPFIGGLISEQAALNVLKAWQDHVARGAKTLLEPKQVQPGASLLTPGIVEMSGASSVPDEEVFGPLLCVWRYDDFDAAIAMANNTRYGLSSGLISPHREKFDQLLLEARAGIVNWNKPLTGAASTAPFGGVGASGNHRASAWYAADYCAWPMASLETPALTLPETLNPGLDFTGGDRHESA; encoded by the coding sequence ATGACATTATGGATTAACGGTGACTGGGTCACGGGCGAAGGCGAAGAGCGCGTAAAGACCAATCCGGTTGGAAAAGAGGTGCTCTGGAAGGGGCATGACGCCAGCGCCGCGCAGGTAGAACAAGCCTGCCAGGCCGCGCGCCGCGCTTTTCCGGCATGGGCAAAACAGCCTTTCGCCGTGCGCCAGGAAATTGTTGAAAAGTTCGCCGGCCTGCTGGAGTCAAACAAGGCCGAACTGACGCGCATCATCGCGTCTGAAACCAGTAAACCGCGCTGGGAAGCGACAACCGAAGTGACGGCGATGATCAACAAAATCGCCATTTCGGTGAAGGCGTACCACACCCGCACCGGTGAACAGCACACCGACATGCCGGACGGCGCGGCCACGCTGCGCCACCGTCCCCACGGCGTGCTGGCGGTGTTTGGCCCGTATAACTTCCCGGGGCATCTGCCGAATGGCCATATTGTGCCTGCGCTGCTGGCGGGCAATACCGTCATTTTCAAACCGAGCGAGCTCACGCCATTCACCGGCGAGGCGGTGGTTAAGCTGTGGGAACAGGCCGGCCTGCCGCCGGGCGTGCTGAACCTGGTGCAGGGCGGGCGGGAAACCGGTCAGGCGCTGAGCGCGCTGAGCGATATCGACGGCCTGCTGTTTACCGGCAGCGCCGGTACGGGCTATCAGCTGCACCGCCAGCTGGCAGGGCAGCCGGAGAAAATCCTGGCGCTGGAGATGGGCGGCAACAACCCGCTGATTGTGGAAGACCCTGACGATATCGACGCCGCGGTGCACCTGACAATTCAGTCCGCCTTTATTACCGCCGGACAGCGCTGCACCTGTTCCCGCCGTCTGCTGGTCAAGCGCGGCGCGCAGGGGGATGCCTTCCTGAAGCGTCTGGTAGAAGTGAGCGCGCGTCTGGTGCCTGCCGCGTGGGATGCCGATCCGCAGCCGTTTATCGGCGGGCTGATTTCCGAACAGGCCGCGCTGAACGTGCTGAAGGCCTGGCAGGACCACGTCGCGCGCGGCGCGAAAACCCTGCTGGAGCCGAAGCAGGTTCAGCCGGGTGCTTCGCTGCTGACGCCGGGCATTGTAGAGATGAGCGGTGCAAGCAGCGTGCCGGATGAAGAGGTCTTTGGCCCGCTGCTGTGCGTCTGGCGTTACGACGATTTCGATGCGGCCATTGCGATGGCGAACAACACCCGCTACGGCCTGTCGAGCGGTCTGATTTCACCGCATCGCGAGAAGTTTGACCAACTGCTGCTGGAAGCGCGCGCCGGGATTGTGAACTGGAATAAACCGCTGACCGGGGCCGCGAGCACCGCGCCGTTCGGCGGCGTGGGCGCGTCGGGCAACCATCGCGCCAGCGCGT
- a CDS encoding TVP38/TMEM64 family protein: MNIRKIAFLCALLGAFILSFVMLPPGTLSLEGIKTHQQALLSHVDHAPLRSALIFFALYVAVSALSIPGAAILTLLGGALFPLWEGTVLVSFASTLGATLAMLASRYLLRDGVQRRFAQQMKTVNAGMAHDGAGYLFALRLMPLFPFFLVNLLMGLTRIGVCRYWWVSQAAMLPATVVFLNAGRELGKVASLRDILSPGMLIAFTLLGLLPLATRRLFSRYLPSVKK, translated from the coding sequence GTGAACATTCGAAAAATTGCTTTCCTGTGCGCCCTTCTGGGCGCATTTATTCTGTCGTTTGTCATGCTTCCCCCAGGCACGCTCTCCCTGGAAGGGATTAAAACCCACCAGCAGGCACTCCTCTCCCATGTTGACCACGCGCCGCTGCGAAGCGCGCTGATCTTTTTTGCGCTCTATGTGGCGGTTTCCGCCCTGTCGATCCCCGGCGCGGCGATCCTCACCCTGCTGGGCGGAGCGTTATTTCCCCTGTGGGAAGGCACCGTGCTGGTCTCGTTTGCCTCCACGCTCGGGGCGACGCTTGCGATGCTCGCCAGCCGTTATCTGCTGCGCGACGGGGTCCAGCGGCGGTTTGCTCAGCAGATGAAAACGGTGAACGCCGGTATGGCGCATGACGGCGCGGGCTATCTTTTTGCCCTGCGCCTGATGCCGCTGTTCCCGTTTTTCCTGGTGAATTTGCTGATGGGGCTGACCCGCATTGGAGTCTGCCGCTACTGGTGGGTCAGCCAGGCAGCCATGCTGCCCGCGACGGTGGTCTTTCTGAACGCCGGGCGCGAGCTGGGGAAAGTGGCGTCGCTGCGCGATATTTTGTCGCCGGGCATGCTAATCGCCTTTACACTACTGGGGTTATTGCCGCTGGCGACGCGCCGGCTGTTTTCCCGTTATCTCCCGTCTGTTAAAAAGTGA
- the astA gene encoding arginine N-succinyltransferase yields MMVIRPVERGDLAGLMQLAGKTGGGLTSLPADEKTLSARIERALQTWQGTLPKSEQGYVFVLEDTDTGTVAGICAIEVAVGLNDPWYNYRVGTMVHASKELNVYNALPTLFLCNDHTGASELCTLFLDPAWRKEGNGYLLSKSRFMFMAAFRDRFNEKVVAEMRGVIDDTGYSPFWESLGERFFSMEFSRADYLCGTGQKAFIAELMPKHPIYTHFLSPEAQAVIGEVHPQTAPARAVLEKEGFRYRNYVDIFDGGPTLECDIDRVRAIRKSRLVEVSEGQPAPGDWPACLVSNENYANFRAMLVRTNPKCERLVLTAAELDALKCNAGDTVRLVRLCPEEKTA; encoded by the coding sequence ATGATGGTCATCCGTCCCGTTGAGCGCGGCGATCTCGCCGGGCTCATGCAGCTTGCCGGTAAGACGGGAGGCGGGCTGACCTCGCTTCCTGCCGATGAAAAAACGCTGTCGGCGCGCATTGAGCGCGCCCTGCAAACCTGGCAGGGGACGTTGCCAAAAAGCGAACAGGGGTATGTGTTCGTGCTGGAAGACACCGACACGGGGACCGTGGCCGGGATCTGCGCCATTGAAGTGGCCGTCGGGCTTAACGACCCGTGGTACAACTACCGCGTCGGCACCATGGTTCACGCCTCGAAAGAGCTGAACGTCTATAACGCGCTGCCCACGCTGTTCCTCTGCAATGACCACACGGGCGCCAGCGAGCTGTGCACGCTGTTCCTCGACCCGGCGTGGCGCAAAGAGGGCAACGGCTACCTGCTCTCCAAATCGCGCTTTATGTTTATGGCCGCCTTCCGCGATCGCTTTAACGAAAAAGTGGTCGCTGAAATGCGCGGCGTGATCGACGACACCGGCTACTCGCCGTTCTGGGAGAGCCTGGGCGAGCGCTTCTTCTCGATGGAGTTCAGCCGGGCGGACTATCTCTGCGGCACCGGCCAGAAAGCCTTTATCGCCGAACTGATGCCGAAGCATCCTATCTATACCCATTTCCTCAGCCCGGAAGCGCAGGCGGTGATTGGCGAAGTCCATCCGCAAACCGCGCCCGCCCGCGCGGTGCTGGAAAAAGAGGGGTTCCGCTACCGGAACTATGTCGACATCTTTGACGGCGGCCCAACGCTTGAGTGCGATATCGACCGCGTGCGCGCGATCCGTAAAAGCCGTCTGGTTGAAGTCTCTGAAGGTCAGCCCGCGCCGGGTGACTGGCCCGCCTGTCTGGTGTCGAACGAAAATTACGCCAACTTCCGCGCCATGCTGGTGCGTACCAACCCGAAATGTGAACGTCTGGTGCTGACGGCTGCAGAACTGGATGCCCTGAAATGTAACGCCGGCGATACGGTTCGCCTGGTGCGTCTCTGCCCTGAGGAGAAAACAGCATGA
- a CDS encoding aspartate aminotransferase family protein, which yields MSLSITRENFDEWMMPVYAPAAFIPVRGEGSRLWDQQGKEYIDFAGGIAVNALGHAHPALRQALNDQAAKFWHTGNGFTNEPALRLAKKLIDATFAEKVFFCNSGAEANEAALKLARKYAHDKFGTHKSGIVAFKNAFHGRTLFTVSAGGQPSYSQDFAPLPPDIRHGVYNDLQSASELINDTTCAVIVEPMQGEGGVLPAQKAFLQGLRELCDRHNAVLIFDEVQTGVGRTGELYAYMHYGVTPDVLSTAKALGGGFPIGATLTTDKFASVMTVGTHGTTYGGNPLATAVAGQVLDIINTPEVLKGVKQRHDWFVERLNAINGKTGLFKEIRGLGLLIGCELTAEFAGKAKLISQEAAKVGVMVLIAGASVVRFAPALIVSEEEVQTGLDRFALACEKVKSGVSS from the coding sequence ATGTCTCTGTCAATTACGCGTGAAAATTTCGATGAATGGATGATGCCGGTTTACGCTCCGGCGGCTTTTATTCCGGTTCGTGGGGAAGGCTCGCGCCTGTGGGATCAGCAGGGTAAAGAGTATATCGACTTTGCAGGCGGGATTGCGGTCAACGCGCTGGGTCACGCGCACCCTGCGCTGCGTCAGGCGCTGAATGACCAGGCGGCGAAGTTCTGGCATACCGGCAACGGCTTTACTAACGAGCCCGCGCTGCGCCTGGCCAAAAAACTGATCGACGCGACGTTTGCCGAAAAGGTCTTTTTCTGTAACTCGGGGGCGGAAGCCAACGAAGCGGCGCTGAAGCTGGCGCGCAAATATGCGCACGATAAATTTGGTACCCACAAGAGCGGCATCGTGGCGTTTAAAAATGCCTTCCACGGGCGCACGCTCTTTACCGTCAGCGCGGGCGGCCAGCCTTCCTACTCGCAGGATTTCGCACCGCTGCCGCCGGATATCCGTCACGGTGTTTATAACGATCTGCAGTCCGCCAGCGAGCTGATTAACGACACCACCTGCGCGGTGATCGTCGAACCGATGCAGGGCGAGGGCGGCGTGCTTCCGGCGCAAAAAGCCTTCCTGCAGGGGCTGCGCGAGCTGTGCGATCGCCACAACGCGGTCCTGATTTTCGACGAAGTGCAGACCGGCGTGGGCCGCACCGGCGAGCTGTATGCCTATATGCACTACGGCGTGACGCCGGACGTGCTTTCGACCGCCAAAGCGCTGGGCGGCGGCTTCCCGATTGGCGCGACGCTGACCACCGATAAATTCGCCAGCGTAATGACCGTAGGTACCCATGGCACCACCTACGGCGGCAACCCGCTGGCCACCGCCGTCGCCGGGCAGGTTCTGGACATCATTAACACGCCTGAGGTGCTGAAAGGCGTTAAGCAGCGTCACGACTGGTTTGTTGAACGTCTGAACGCCATCAACGGCAAAACGGGGCTGTTTAAAGAAATTCGCGGTCTGGGGCTGTTAATCGGCTGCGAGCTCACCGCCGAGTTTGCCGGAAAAGCTAAACTTATTTCACAGGAAGCGGCAAAAGTGGGCGTGATGGTGCTGATTGCCGGTGCCAGCGTGGTGCGTTTTGCGCCGGCGCTGATCGTCAGCGAGGAAGAGGTGCAAACCGGTCTGGACCGTTTTGCGCTGGCGTGTGAAAAAGTGAAATCCGGGGTGTCATCATGA